In a genomic window of Caloenas nicobarica isolate bCalNic1 chromosome 1, bCalNic1.hap1, whole genome shotgun sequence:
- the TSKU gene encoding tsukushi isoform X2, producing MQLLAWFNLMLLLPCFGTTKTCFPGCHCEVESFGLFDSFSLTKVDCSGIGSHIVPVPIPLDTSYLDLSSNKLETINESMLTGPGYTTLVSLDLSYNKIAKISSTTFSRLRYLESLDLSHNSLEVLPEDCFSSSPLGDIDLSNNKLLDISIDVFASKGQGKPLNVDLSYNMLSTITRHREKSIPNIQNLNLSGNRLTSVPNLQGIPLRYLNLDGNPLLRTEKGDFMGLKDLIHLSLSGLHGFGELSPYCFKELQALQVLDLSSNPDLKSLTAEVIFGLNSLQELNLSGTGVSSLPKTVLKYLPSIKSITLGKNIQCLKTIKEGQYHRQIGLTKKEVLSCHNSHGSNLVNLPSL from the exons ATGCAGCTCCTAGCCTGGTTCAATTTGATGCTTCTCCTCCCTTGTTTTGGTACCACCAAAACCTGCTTCCCTGGCTGCCACTGTGAAGTGGAAAGCTTCGGTCTCTTCGACAGCTTTAGCTTGACCAAGGTGGACTGCAGTGGAATAGGCTCACACATTGTTCCCGTCCCAATCCCTCTGGATACCTCCTACTTGGATCTGTCATCAAACAAACTGGAAACAATCAATGAATCAATGCTCACTGGCCCTGGATACACCACCTTGGTGAGCCTCGACCTGAGCTACAACAAAATTGCCAAGATTTCCTCCACAACCTTCTCCAGGCTTCGGTACCTGGAGTCCTTGGATCTGAGTCATAACTCTCTGGAAGTCCTTCCAGAGGACTGTTTCTCCAGTTCTCCTCTGGGTGACATAGATTTGAGCAATAACAAGCTTTTGGATATATCTATAGATGTTTTTGCTTCAAAAGGTCAAGGAAAACCCCTCAATGTGGATCTATCTTACAATATGCTCAGCACCATCACGAGGCACCGTGAAAAGAGCATCCCTAACATCCAGAACTTAAACCTTTCTGGAAACAGGCTAACATCTGTGCCAAACCTCCAAGGCATTCCTCTCCGATACTTAAATCTTGATGGGAACCCTCTACTCAGAACTGAGAAAGGAGACTTCATGGGGCTGAAAGATTTGATTCATTTATCCCTCAGTGGCTTGCATGGATTTGGAGAATTATCTCCTTATTGCTTCAAGGAACTACAAGCCCTCCAAGTTCTGGATTTATCCAGCAATCCCGACCTGAAGTCACTGACTGCTGAAGTTATCTTTGGTCTGAATTCCCTACAAGAGCTCAACCTCTCTGGGACAGGTGTGTCATCCTTGCCAAAGACTGTGCTGAAATACCTGCCTTCCATCAAAAGCATCACCCTGGGGAAAAACATACAGTGTCTTAAGACCATCAAAGAAGGACAGTACCACCGACAAATTGGACTGACCAAAAAAGAGGTCCTCAGTTGCCACAACAGCCATGG GTCCAACCTTGTCAACCTCCCATCTCTCTAA
- the TSKU gene encoding tsukushi isoform X1, translating to MQLLAWFNLMLLLPCFGTTKTCFPGCHCEVESFGLFDSFSLTKVDCSGIGSHIVPVPIPLDTSYLDLSSNKLETINESMLTGPGYTTLVSLDLSYNKIAKISSTTFSRLRYLESLDLSHNSLEVLPEDCFSSSPLGDIDLSNNKLLDISIDVFASKGQGKPLNVDLSYNMLSTITRHREKSIPNIQNLNLSGNRLTSVPNLQGIPLRYLNLDGNPLLRTEKGDFMGLKDLIHLSLSGLHGFGELSPYCFKELQALQVLDLSSNPDLKSLTAEVIFGLNSLQELNLSGTGVSSLPKTVLKYLPSIKSITLGKNIQCLKTIKEGQYHRQIGLTKKEVLSCHNSHGSVAAASYVS from the coding sequence ATGCAGCTCCTAGCCTGGTTCAATTTGATGCTTCTCCTCCCTTGTTTTGGTACCACCAAAACCTGCTTCCCTGGCTGCCACTGTGAAGTGGAAAGCTTCGGTCTCTTCGACAGCTTTAGCTTGACCAAGGTGGACTGCAGTGGAATAGGCTCACACATTGTTCCCGTCCCAATCCCTCTGGATACCTCCTACTTGGATCTGTCATCAAACAAACTGGAAACAATCAATGAATCAATGCTCACTGGCCCTGGATACACCACCTTGGTGAGCCTCGACCTGAGCTACAACAAAATTGCCAAGATTTCCTCCACAACCTTCTCCAGGCTTCGGTACCTGGAGTCCTTGGATCTGAGTCATAACTCTCTGGAAGTCCTTCCAGAGGACTGTTTCTCCAGTTCTCCTCTGGGTGACATAGATTTGAGCAATAACAAGCTTTTGGATATATCTATAGATGTTTTTGCTTCAAAAGGTCAAGGAAAACCCCTCAATGTGGATCTATCTTACAATATGCTCAGCACCATCACGAGGCACCGTGAAAAGAGCATCCCTAACATCCAGAACTTAAACCTTTCTGGAAACAGGCTAACATCTGTGCCAAACCTCCAAGGCATTCCTCTCCGATACTTAAATCTTGATGGGAACCCTCTACTCAGAACTGAGAAAGGAGACTTCATGGGGCTGAAAGATTTGATTCATTTATCCCTCAGTGGCTTGCATGGATTTGGAGAATTATCTCCTTATTGCTTCAAGGAACTACAAGCCCTCCAAGTTCTGGATTTATCCAGCAATCCCGACCTGAAGTCACTGACTGCTGAAGTTATCTTTGGTCTGAATTCCCTACAAGAGCTCAACCTCTCTGGGACAGGTGTGTCATCCTTGCCAAAGACTGTGCTGAAATACCTGCCTTCCATCAAAAGCATCACCCTGGGGAAAAACATACAGTGTCTTAAGACCATCAAAGAAGGACAGTACCACCGACAAATTGGACTGACCAAAAAAGAGGTCCTCAGTTGCCACAACAGCCATGGGTCCGTAGCAGCAGCATCTTATGTTTCATGA